The sequence GATCGGTGACAATCGTACGGTGACCTCTCACCGCGTCCTGGTCGTGGAAGACGACCCGGGCCTTCGCGCGATACTCGCCCGCGGCCTGCGGGAGGAGGACTTCGATGTCCTCACCGCCGGCGACGGCGCCGGCGCGCTGCGGGCCGTACGGTCGCAGACGCGGGTGGACGCCGTCGTCCTCGACATCGGGCTGCCCGACTCCGACGGGCGTGACGTGTGCCATGCGATGCGGGCGGCCGGCATCGACGTCCCCGTGGTGTTCCTGACCGCGCACAACACGCTCCCGGACCGGCTGTCCGGCTTCACCGCCGGCGGCGACGACTTCCTCGCCAAGCCGTTCCACCTGGTGGAGCTGGCCGCCAGGGTCCGGGCGGCGCTGCGCAGGGATGGGCGGGACGCGACCGTCGAGTCGTCCGGCGTCCGGCTCGACCCGGTGGCGCATGTCCTCCAGGTGCACGGGCGGGACGTGCCGCTGACGCCGACGGAGTTTCGGCTGATGGCCTGCGTGATGGCCGCGGCGCCGGGCACGGTGGTACGCCGCCGGGCCCTGCTCAGGGCGGCCTGGCCCGAGGGGGCCCAGGTCAGCGACAACACCCTCGACCAGTACATGACGCGACTGCGGCGCAAGCTGCGCGAGGCCGGCGGCGGCCAGGCGATCAGCACCGTACGGGGCGTCGGG comes from Streptomyces sp. NBC_00448 and encodes:
- a CDS encoding response regulator transcription factor, with the translated sequence MTSHRVLVVEDDPGLRAILARGLREEDFDVLTAGDGAGALRAVRSQTRVDAVVLDIGLPDSDGRDVCHAMRAAGIDVPVVFLTAHNTLPDRLSGFTAGGDDFLAKPFHLVELAARVRAALRRDGRDATVESSGVRLDPVAHVLQVHGRDVPLTPTEFRLMACVMAAAPGTVVRRRALLRAAWPEGAQVSDNTLDQYMTRLRRKLREAGGGQAISTVRGVGYRFS